CGACGGACCGGGCGGGTGTCGCCTCGAGCGCCGTCCACGCGGCGAGCTGATGCTTGTAGGGCGCGCGGCTGCGAGGAAAGCGATACTCGTCCTGAAGCTCCTTGGGTGGCTGGTCCATCGCCGCCACGAGCTCCTTCTCGAGAAACGAAATTTGTTCCAGTGGAGTATCAGCGCTCTCCCATCGAAAGAGTGCCTCGAACAGCGGCGGAGCCAGAAAGCTCCCGGCTGCACCCGCGTCGGCCTCGAGCGTTGCCTGGAGATGATGCAGAAGCGGCGCGTTCGCCGGACTGGCTTGACTGATCGTCGCTCGTGCGGATCGGACGACGAGCTCTTGGGCGAGGCGAGAAAAGAACGGCTCAGTCATGGAACGGGGCTTCCTTCCGGGCACGGCGGTTTCCGAGCACGACCGCAAGCGCGATCGCGTAGGCAAAATCAAACCACTCGGGGTCGAAATCTCGAACCTGGCGCAAGCGCAAGAGGTCGCATCGCGCGTCCCCTGCCGCCGTCTTTCCCGCGAGGACGAGCGGCGTCATCAGCACGTTCTGCTTGAACCTGCCCAACCCGCGGATCTCGTTCACGAAGGGCGCCAGCACGGGCAAGCTCGTCATGTCCTCCCACGGAGTGCTCGTGGGCCACCAGTCGTTCTCCGCGTGGCGGCGCGCTAATTCCTGCAAGTAGTGAGAGAAGACTGGCACTCTGGACGCCGCGAAAGACGGGTTTGTCGCGTTAAACACCCACCGTTCGCCAGGCTTGGGGATATGCTTGTGAACGAGATACGCCGCGTCATGAATGACATCGAGAAACATCGTGCGCTTGCTCGAGCCAAAAAGATCCGGCGCGCTCTCTCGCAAGATCATCTCGATGCTGATGTCGCTGGGAAGTTGAGATCTCAGGGCTTCCTTGTACGCGCCGATAGCATGAAGCCAATCGGCAACAGGAGTTGCGGCCCAGAGAAATGGCAGCTCTTCGAGTCCATACCAGACGCGATCGCGATTGGCGGATTCTAGAAGCGAGAGGACGGCGACACGAGGACAGCGGCTGACGGCCCCCAGAAGGTCAAACGTGGACGCAGGGAATACTCCAAGTTTTGCGATAAACGGCCGGGCAGCATCCCAGTCGACGCCAGTTCCGTCATCAGGAAGGGCTACGACGGCTCGGGCGAGCATATCTCGCCGGCGCTCTTCATCAGCCTCGCGAAGCGCCGCGGCCATGGTCCCCGTGGGCACGTCTTCTGCGGCGCCAGGAACCGTGATGCGAAGCGGCCGGGCACGAAGATAGTCTCGTTGATACAACAGGACAAGCCAGGCTCCCGCGTGGAGGTTCGCCGCCGTCACGGACCATTGTCCAGGTCCGATCTGAGGGAGGGGAATCGCCGGTTCGTCGAGGCGATCGAGTTGCACGGCCTCCGCACGGAGCAACGCCACGATTTCTGGACCCAATAACTGCGCGGCTCCAGGCTCGAGGACCACGCTGTGCGATCCGTCGGCTTCCGTTCGCGGTTCGGGCGAGGCGTCGTAGCGACGGACGAAGAGTGAGACGGCGCCCTGGACGCTACGGCCTTCCTCGACCAATTTCAACGTCACCTCGTGATCGAGTTTGCTGTCCTCCGCGAGGATCGCCGCAAGAGCATCGCGGAGCGGCTCGAGATGGCACGAGAGGACGCCGCTCCCCTTGGCGGTCTCCCGCAACCCGACGAGTCGAGACGTTCCTGTCTTGTGACGAACATCGATGGACCAAATGCCGGCCTTCCCGCCGGTGACGACGGCGCGAACATGAGCGAGCTCATCGAGCGACACGGCCGCTGCACCATCTGCAAGAAATCGCCCGTTGCGCCCGATGAAGCTCGCATTCTTAATGGGGAAGGGCATAGTGAGCTCAGTTCGAGAGCCTCCTTCCATGCGAAGCACCAATTGGAGCGTCGACGGAGGAACACTGGTTTCGACACTGACGACGATGCTGAAACCCTTCGCGTCGGCGCGGGTCACCGTGGTCACGCCGTCGAGCGGCTCCACACCAACGTCGATGAGCGCCTTGCTCTCGATCGTGACGCTGCCAGAGTTGAGCGTGCCCGAACGAATTGCGATCTGCAGGTCGTCCGGCAACACGTGAACGCGGGCGCGAAATACGATGACGCCGCCGCGAGCCACGCCGATCTCTCCATCTCCGAGCGCCTGACGCATGTCCGCCGACCATCGAGCGCCACGTCGGCGCCAGCGCAGCTCTGCCGCCGGTACGCGCGCGACGATGGGCGAGCGAATTTCGACGATTTCCGGTCTTCCCCGCCAGAGATCGGGGTCGAGAACCAGGGCGGGCCGAGAGCCGCGGAGCTCGAAGTGAAAAGCATCATCAGCCTCCGCTTGAGGAGTGACGACGACTTCGTCTTCCCCATCGCGCCAAATGAAGGCTCCGAAGATCCGGACGACTTCGCGCCCGTGATTCAGGAGCGAGCCAACGTTGTCGAGCAGACCAGCGCACTCAGAAGTCCCCTCAGTCGGAACAGCAACGAGAAGCGAAGCCGCGCGGAGGCGGCACGAGGTCGTCGCACGCAGGGCGCACTCCGAAGCTTCGTCCTCGAAGACCCAGGGACCGTCCGGAAGTGCCTCACCTCCTCGTGGAATGAACGAACCAAGGTCGCCTTCCGTTGTGGAAATGATGCAGCTCACTTGTTCGGTTGCGATGGCAGAGCGAACGATGTCGCGCGTATGCGTGGAACGCAGGACGTAGCTGTCATCGGCTAGGGTGCCTACAGCAACTTGGCTTCGTGAACCACTCGCGACTTGAACCGAGAAGTAGAGGCGCGGCGGGAGTTCCTCGGTCTCGTTCAGCCCGATAGTCGAAGCGATCCATGTTCTGCTGAGCCGCGGAGGCAGATCGATGCGTCGACCGATCAGGAGGTCCGTGCGCTGGTGCAGAATCGTCTTCACGACGATCCCCCGCTCGGCGCGGACCGAGATCTGGGGCTCTGCGCGCAGACCTTCAAGCAGCGCGCGAGCGGGTTCGTCGTCGAGCCGGAGGGGGAGATCGACGTTCGTCGAGTCGCTGGTCGTCTCACAGTTGCGCCGCATTTGAGCGACTGCGCGCACGAGCTTCGCGGCGAGATCGAAAACGACCGAATACTGCATTCGGCGTGGCAAACCGGCCGAGAGTTCCTCTGCTTCTTTCACGAGGTCCGTGTCGGGAAACATTTCATGCCGTCGCAGGAGCTCCCGAAAAAACGGGCGAAGGCGGCCATCGTCATCCTTGAGAAGAGCCAGAGGAAGTCCGCCTTCGCTGACGAGCGTTCCGAGAAACTCCCGTCGTGCGTCGCCGCGCCATAGCTGACGCTTCCAAAAACGGAGCCCTTCTTGAACTGCGTCACGGATGTCCGATTGCTCAAGCTGTCTACCCAGATTCATTACAGCAGAATCCCAGGCCCACCATTGCGTTCCGTCGCTTCGGCTGATGCTCTCGGCGGCGAAAAGGCAGAACGCAGCAGCCGCACGATGCTTGACGGTGGAGCAGAAGCGAAGGTGCTCGACGAGATCGCCGTGAAGCGCAGCAAGCTCATTGACCGTCACCTTGTACGCATATAACGGTCGACCATCGGGCTCCGCTAAGCCTCGTGCTTCTAGGATCCTTTGAACGGACTTCATTGGCGCATGCTCTCCGCCCTCGGTTCAACTGCCATCAGATGCATGACACCGCACATCGGATGCGAGGCATCGTCTCAGACCACCCACGTCTGAGGAGCTGCCGGGCATAGTTGGAAGGACGTATCGGCGTCGGCCTTGTCGACCGCCGTTGGCTCGGCGTGGGCCGACTTCCCAAACGCAAAACAAGCAAACAAGCTCGTGACGCGCACTTGCCCACCCCTGCCCATGAAGTCACGAACCTTCCTTTTGTCCGATGGTATCGAGACACCCATGGGAGGTCAACGGTGTTGCTGGGGTGTCCGATCCGCATCTTCCGGCCGCGATTGCCGCCACTAGCGCGTCGGCCAAGGCGCGCGCGAGTTCGACGCCGTGCGCCGGGGTACGCGGTCCGACGGCGGCAGGTTCATCCGTGGGATGAGTTACGTGTTCTCAGAGCTCAGCACGGCGATCTGCAGGAGAGCATCGTATCCGAGGGCAACGATGTTGGGAAGACCAACATCCTGATCCTGAAGGTTCCTCTGCGTGCGCGGGGCACCCCCGTGCCAGGAGCGGGCGGGGTCGTCACGCCATGCAGAGCGATGAGATCGTGGACGACCCAGGCTACTTCCGAGACGCGAAGTCGAAGACCGAGAAGCCGACCCACAGCCGAACGAAAGCCACTCAACATCCTCCGCCTGTTTGTAGTAGAAGCACGAAGATGCGCGTTCGTGCAGGCCAACGCATCGATCGGTACGAACTTCTCGAACCGCTGGGAGAGGGGGGACAGGGAACCGTCTGGAAGGCGGCTGATCTCCTTGAGAACCGCGCCCTGCGCGCCATCAAGGTCGTCGCACGCGAGCGCGCCACGCCCGAGGCGTTCGAGCGCGCCCGGCGGGAGGCCCATGCGCTCGCCAAGGCTCCGCACCCTGCGCTGATCGTTTGTCACGGCCTCTTCGAGGACATCGCCGCCGGGGTGTCCGGCCTGGTCCTCGAGCTGGTCGACGGGGAGCCGCTCTCCGATCTCATCCAGGATCCCCGCATGACGGCGGCGCACCGGGCCGCGCTCCTCGAGCAGATCGCCGAGGCGCTCGCGTTCGTCCACGAGCGCAAGATCGTCCACCGCGACCTCAAGCCGGACAACATCCTCGTCACCGAACGATTCTGGACGGCACCGACGAGCCCCGGAACGGTCAAGCTCGTTGATTTCGGCATCGCCGTGGAGCTCGGCAATCCCCGGCCGCTCACCGCGACGGGCGCCGTGCTCGGGACCGTGCCTTACCTCGCGCCGGAGCTCGTCGCGCCCGACCTCGCCGCCCGCATGTCCGTTCCCCGGGACGACCGTGGCTTCGGTCGGGACATGTTCGCCTTTGGCGTCCTCGGCGCAGAGCTCTTGCTGGGCCGACATCCCACGGGATTGCCGGTGGATGCGTCCCTCGAAGCCTTTGGACGGGCGTATCGCTCCGCTGCCCAGGGGAGCCTCGCTTGGCCCCCGCCAGCTCTCCCAGGCCCGTGGGCGAGAGCCATCGCGGCGTGCCTGAGCTTGGATCCTTCCGGGAGGCCCCGGTCGGGGGTCGAGTTGCTCCGGATGTCTCGCGGAGAGCGGGTCGTGTTGCCGCAGACGGAGCTCTCGATGGCCGTGCGCACGGAGCAGGGCATGACGGCTCCCATGACGGCGCCCACGCCCCCACCACCGCGCGTCACGGAACCGAGCAGCCCATTGCTTCACGCATTGCACAGACCTCCGGTGGAAATACCACCTCCGCCGCCGTCCGCCATTCCCATGACGTCCCAGGCGCCCATCCTCGCCGGTCTTGCTGTTGGTGTCGTGCTCGCCGTGATCGTGGCGGTCTTCGCGTTGCGAGGCGGTGACGAGAGCGAGCAAGAGGCCAATCCCGTGGCTTCGATGCTCCCTTCTCTGCCGTCCACGCCTGCAAAAGTCACCCCCGATCCCCCCTCGGCCGTGTTGCCCGTCTCGACGAGCCCGGGAGCGACCACGGTCGGCAAGCTCGAGCCGGAACCACCCGATCCGCCGCTGCTTCCACCCCCGTCGCAGGAATGCCCCGCGGTGTGTTGCGGCGGAAAAAACTGCGCAACAAACCCTCAGAATACGGCCGAGAGGAAGAGCCTCTGCGACCCGGCCAAAGAACGCTGCTCCGACTGCCCATCCAAAAGGCCGTGCGTTTCAGCATCATGTACGGACGACCTGGATCCCGACGGTAGGTGGCTACTCCGGTTCGCCGTCGCGCTCGAGAGGCTCGGAAAAACAGAGGAGCGCAACATCCGCGACTCCCATCCCACCGCCGCGGTATGTCTACGCCCCAGCGCGAGGCGTACGGAGGGCTGGACCTGCACTTCTGTCACTGCGACCGAAAACGATACGAAGCTGACGCGCGTGCGAGCGACAACCTCGGACATTCATGAGGATGGCATCGACATCAGGATTCGTAACGGCAAAGATATCATCGCGGAGAGGCTGAACGCACGCCACGAAGACAAGGTGCGCGTCACGGCGCTGTGCCTGGGCCTCGTCTTCCGCGATGTCGTGTCGAGCTCGTTCGACGGGGAGATGCGGACCTACAGGGTCACCCTACACCTCGACGATCCGATGTGAAGGTCCGGTTGTCCGTAGCGGTCCCAGCAATGTTTGCTTCCGCCGACAGACGCGATGTTCCGACGCGGTGTATGCTTCCAGGCTCAGTGGGGCGGACAATCGTTACCTTTGGATATCTCCGTCCGCGATAATAGCTTCCCATCGCTCCTGAATACGAGACAAGTAGGCACCCTGGACGGGCTCTTCGAGAACGGCGGCTCAACATAAGTTTCGCAGCGTAGGGCGCGTGCTCCATCGCTCGCCACGGTCGCGAGCGAGCAGTTGTCGAATCCCGTTCGTTTCGTGCGGCCATCCCCGTCGAACCAGCCTTGGTAGAGCTTGCGGAGCTGCGTCGCGTCTTGGTTTCGCGCTGTGAAGAAGCGCCGGGTAGGCAGCACATGCAACGCAATGATGCGGTCCACGTCGCCTGAGTCGATCGCCGCTCCGTATGCTTCGATCCATCCCCGCTCCGGCTGTCCGAGTTGCTCCGCCTGAGTGCTCGGAGAGGGAACCATAGGCTTCGAGTCCGTCTGCGTGCTTGGAGATGGGGACAAGAGCTTCGAGAGACCAATGAATGCTGCCGCGAGTGCTAGCAAGCAAACAATCAGAGTACCGATTACAGTACGCTTGACACCAAAGATCGGGGCACCATTCTTGGCTGGGACCAGTTGCGCACGATTGCTGGTTGCCGATCGAGCTGCTATACCGTGGGCGATTGGTTTCGGTGAAGCGCCGCTTGCGCCGGGAATTTCACCGCTGGAAGCCGGTGCAAGCCCGAGGGTGGGCGGTCGTTCCAAGCGCCCGTGCAGTGTATTCAGAAGATCCTTGTACGCAGATTCGGTGTAGGGATCACCGCGAAAATCGATGTATACATTTCCCAAAAGGAAGCTTGGAGCCGCTGACGACCAATCGCCCTTACGCAAGATAGGAATGAATTTACGATGATTCGCTTTGGCGAAGACTTCCCCGGTGATGATGTTCCCCTCATAACCAACGCCGCCCTGTCTGGCATCGGACTTCGCCTTGTACTTCGGGGTGCAGACAAGGAGAACGAAATCGTTTGTGCGAACGGCGTTTTCCATGAATGCTGGCAACGGGTCGCCCGGAGCGAGATGCCACTGATCGATGTGTACGTCGACGCCCCCCTCTCTCCGAAGACGCGTAGCAAAATCGCGCACCCAGACCTTTACGTCGTCCTCCCATGCATAGGAGACGAAAACGGTCGGCGGCTTTGCGATCATGTACCGAGTCCTTTTTGTTGACGAGGTTCGGATGACTGCTTATGCGCGACGTAGCGGGGCGTCCACCAGGCGGTAGCCACCGACTACGGTCCAGTTGCCCGGACCGCCCCCCGCAGCGCGAACGTGGCTCGTTGACCTAGACCCCACGGACGTACAAATCTCATGGCACGGTCCCAGACCGCAAGGCAAATCCAGAACTTTTTGTGACCACGCATCCCGCCGTGCTGCACCGAGTCGTCCGGCAGCCCAACGGGGTTGCGGGCCGTCGCCGCCCCGACCGGCGTCCGGGGTCCTTGTGGAGCCTGCCCAGCACCGAGGATGGGGCGGCGGGGCACGTCCCACAAGGTCCGCCGTGGCAGCCCGGGTCTCGGTATAATACGTTGGGTCTAATCTCGGCAGCAGCGACTTATCCAGGGTCATCGCGTGCTTCCTGTCGAAGCGCCACGTGAGATTATGCACGATGCCTTCGCGTGTCACCCCCTCGGCCACCGCCATCAGCAAGAACAGGAGTGCTGCGCCGCCTCCGGCGCGAATTGTCGAGACGGGGCTCGCAACGGGGCTTGGTTTGCAGGTGCGTGTGCGGCGTGCCGATAGGCGTCCGAGGCTCCTGGCGGTCTGGTTCGAACTGCTCGACGCGGCGAATGCCGTGCTCGCCAGCGGCGTGGTGACGCTCCCGCCGCCCGCGGGCGCGCTCGTGCAACGTGCTCAAGTCCGGTGCGATCCGCAGGTCGTTCGCAACCATCCCGTATGGCGAACACGCTTCGAGGTCGGGCAATCGGTGGCCCTGCGATGGCGCGTGCAGCTCGTGGATCGTCGGGGCAACGTGCTCGATGCGAAGACGCTCGACGATGAGATGTACGCAGATTGAGCGCTGCCGTCACTTCTTCCCCACCGGCCAGTAGAGCCGCCGCAACGGCACGAGCGCCCGCGTCTCCGCGTCGAGGCTCTCGTAGTGGTCCACGACGAGCTTCCGCAGCGCCGGCAGGCTGATCAACGTCGTCGCCACGTCCGCGCGCTCCGCCTCGTAGTGGGCGTCTTTCGTGAACCCGCCCGTGCTCACGTAGAGGCACTTGTCCCCGCGCTTGCGCCCGCCGAGGGAACGCACGGATCTCCTTCGCGCCCATGACCTGGCCGCGATGCTTCACCTCCACGAAGATCCCTAGAAGTCATCTCATAAACACTCCGGTAGGTCCATCTGCCCCATAATCCTACTTTGTAGGATCAATCGAACGGGCCTTGATCCGGCCGTCGGTACATTTTCGTTCGTGACGACATTTACGCGGTGTGGACCTGACAGACCCTCAGTGGGCGTTACTCGAGCCGCTCATCCCTTCGCCGCCCGTACGCGCCGATGGCCGCGGGAGGCCGTGGAAGAATCCCCGCGAGGTACTCAACGGCATCTTGTGGATCTTGCGCACCGGCGCTCGATGGGCCGACTTGCCCGAGAGATATCCGCCTTACCAGACTTGCCATCGGCGGTTTCAGCAGTGGTCGAAGGACGGCACGCTCGAACGGGTCCTGTACGCATTGGCCGGGGACTTACGCGATCGAGGGCAGATCGACTTGAGCGAGGCGTTCATCGACGGCACGTTCGTGAGCGCCAAAAAGGGGGGCCCTGCGTCGGGAAGACGAAGCGCGGCAAGGGGACCAAGATCATGGCCATTGCAGACGGCTCTGGTCTTCCTCTCGCCATCTGCATCGAAAGTGCTTCGCCGCATGAGGTCACGCTCGTCGACCGAACGCTCGATAGCTGCTTTCTCGCCCAACTCCCCAAGCGCCTCATCGGCGACACCGCCTACGACAGCGACAAGCTCGACGCGCGGCTCGCGGAGGAGCGCGGGATCGAGATGATCGCGCCCAATCGCTCGAATCGCAAGCGCCTCAGCCAGGACCTTCGCCCCCTCCGTCGATACAAGCGCCGCTGGAAGGTAGAGCGTCTCTTCGCCTGGCTCCAAAGCTTCCGCCGCATCTTGGTTCGGCACGAGCGCTACGCCAAAAACTTCCTCGGCTTCGTCCACCTCGGATGCATCGTCGTGTACCTCAGGACGCTGCTGGGTGGTTTATGAGATGACTTCTGGGCTCCTGCAAGCCGAGGCCATCGGGCGACGCGAAGATGTCGACGCCTCGATCGGGCGTAACTCCTCGCCCAGCCGCGTCTGGATGGGCGCCCGCGGGCGTGCAGGGGCGGCCCGCTCCTGGTCCCCGCGGTCGACCCGTTCGTCGCAAGCGATCAATACGTCGCACGCACCGGTGCCCTCATCGCACCGCCTTCGGCGCGGACGACCGGTCTGGCTACTCGCGCAGCCCTATCTTCCGCCGGCGACCTCATGCGGTAGCGCGATCCGCTCCCCGCGCAGCGCAGCCATGACGGCCGTGCGCAGATATACCTTCGGATCGATCCCGCAGAGCTTCGCGCTCTCCACGTACGAATAGAAAACCGCAGCCACCTCGGTCCCCCGCTTCGAGCGTGATCCGTAGTGATTCTTGCGCCCGACGACGACGCCGCGCTCGGCTCGCTCGGTGTGGTTGTTGTCCAGCGGGATCCGCGGATCCTTCAAGAATCGCGTGAGCCCGCTCCACAGGCCCGCCATGTACTGGATGGCATCGTCGAGGCTGCTCCCAGGCACCACGGCCGTCGTCTCGGCGAAATCCCGGATTCGGTCGACGATCGGCTTCGACGCGTTTGCCCGCAGCTCGCGCCGCTTGTCGTCGCCGGAGGCCCCTGCCTCACATTGCGCCTCGACCGCGTACAGTCCGCGAATCAGCCCGAGCACGGCCCTGGTCTCCTCGGGATAGGACTTTTCGGCTTTGATGAATTCGCGGCGCACGTGAGCCCAGCAGTGCGCGAGCTCGATCCCCGCATTCTCGCCCTTGGCAAGCGACTTGTAGACGGCGTAGCCGTCGCACATGGCGACGCCCTCGTAGCCGCGGAGCACCTGCTTTGCCTCCTCGGTCGAGCGACCTTCGAGAATTCGGTACGCGACCGCATCCGGCGCGACAATCGACCACGCGTGCCACCGCGAGGGCTCATTCTTGCCGAGGAGCGGCCATCGCGTTTCGTCGACGCCAATGACGGGCTGGCTCAGGACGTGGCGCACGAGGGCCTCGTAGCCTG
The window above is part of the Polyangium spumosum genome. Proteins encoded here:
- a CDS encoding STY4851/ECs_5259 family protein, translated to MKSVQRILEARGLAEPDGRPLYAYKVTVNELAALHGDLVEHLRFCSTVKHRAAAAFCLFAAESISRSDGTQWWAWDSAVMNLGRQLEQSDIRDAVQEGLRFWKRQLWRGDARREFLGTLVSEGGLPLALLKDDDGRLRPFFRELLRRHEMFPDTDLVKEAEELSAGLPRRMQYSVVFDLAAKLVRAVAQMRRNCETTSDSTNVDLPLRLDDEPARALLEGLRAEPQISVRAERGIVVKTILHQRTDLLIGRRIDLPPRLSRTWIASTIGLNETEELPPRLYFSVQVASGSRSQVAVGTLADDSYVLRSTHTRDIVRSAIATEQVSCIISTTEGDLGSFIPRGGEALPDGPWVFEDEASECALRATTSCRLRAASLLVAVPTEGTSECAGLLDNVGSLLNHGREVVRIFGAFIWRDGEDEVVVTPQAEADDAFHFELRGSRPALVLDPDLWRGRPEIVEIRSPIVARVPAAELRWRRRGARWSADMRQALGDGEIGVARGGVIVFRARVHVLPDDLQIAIRSGTLNSGSVTIESKALIDVGVEPLDGVTTVTRADAKGFSIVVSVETSVPPSTLQLVLRMEGGSRTELTMPFPIKNASFIGRNGRFLADGAAAVSLDELAHVRAVVTGGKAGIWSIDVRHKTGTSRLVGLRETAKGSGVLSCHLEPLRDALAAILAEDSKLDHEVTLKLVEEGRSVQGAVSLFVRRYDASPEPRTEADGSHSVVLEPGAAQLLGPEIVALLRAEAVQLDRLDEPAIPLPQIGPGQWSVTAANLHAGAWLVLLYQRDYLRARPLRITVPGAAEDVPTGTMAAALREADEERRRDMLARAVVALPDDGTGVDWDAARPFIAKLGVFPASTFDLLGAVSRCPRVAVLSLLESANRDRVWYGLEELPFLWAATPVADWLHAIGAYKEALRSQLPSDISIEMILRESAPDLFGSSKRTMFLDVIHDAAYLVHKHIPKPGERWVFNATNPSFAASRVPVFSHYLQELARRHAENDWWPTSTPWEDMTSLPVLAPFVNEIRGLGRFKQNVLMTPLVLAGKTAAGDARCDLLRLRQVRDFDPEWFDFAYAIALAVVLGNRRARKEAPFHD
- a CDS encoding toll/interleukin-1 receptor domain-containing protein → MIAKPPTVFVSYAWEDDVKVWVRDFATRLRREGGVDVHIDQWHLAPGDPLPAFMENAVRTNDFVLLVCTPKYKAKSDARQGGVGYEGNIITGEVFAKANHRKFIPILRKGDWSSAAPSFLLGNVYIDFRGDPYTESAYKDLLNTLHGRLERPPTLGLAPASSGEIPGASGASPKPIAHGIAARSATSNRAQLVPAKNGAPIFGVKRTVIGTLIVCLLALAAAFIGLSKLLSPSPSTQTDSKPMVPSPSTQAEQLGQPERGWIEAYGAAIDSGDVDRIIALHVLPTRRFFTARNQDATQLRKLYQGWFDGDGRTKRTGFDNCSLATVASDGARALRCETYVEPPFSKSPSRVPTCLVFRSDGKLLSRTEISKGNDCPPH
- the tnpC gene encoding IS66 family transposase — its product is MRFETENDPEVLRQAALLLERENQKLAKKIIELTAELLALKGGDPEQLKLRIAELEQQIAQKNRLLFGEKSERRDGDEQDATPEPPAPPKPPQKGHGPKAQPSLPIVEVVHELDEADRVCNSCGSALEVWEGQFEESEVVDVVPRRFELKKHKRQKYRCRCGGCVETAPAPVKLFEGARYSVDFAVEVATEKYCEHSPLERQVRKMRREGLLVESQTLWDQIERLARLLAPGYEALVRHVLSQPVIGVDETRWPLLGKNEPSRWHAWSIVAPDAVAYRILEGRSTEEAKQVLRGYEGVAMCDGYAVYKSLAKGENAGIELAHCWAHVRREFIKAEKSYPEETRAVLGLIRGLYAVEAQCEAGASGDDKRRELRANASKPIVDRIRDFAETTAVVPGSSLDDAIQYMAGLWSGLTRFLKDPRIPLDNNHTERAERGVVVGRKNHYGSRSKRGTEVAAVFYSYVESAKLCGIDPKVYLRTAVMAALRGERIALPHEVAGGR